From Rudanella lutea DSM 19387, a single genomic window includes:
- a CDS encoding NAD-dependent epimerase/dehydratase family protein produces the protein MDSPIPPKTVFITGATGFIGSHITRRYLAAGYRVEALTRSVGHTGLLADVADQIRWHEGDVLDIPSLEAALHAKRDTPTLDVIHAAALVSFIPKDRARMDQVNVEGTANVVNVCLKADVRKLGYLSSVAALGRPASKTRTTEPIGIDESQKWEESPNNSAYAKSKYRAELEVWRGVAEGLPTVMVNPSIVLGEGDWNRSSVQLFKYVNDEKPFYPAGLVNYVDVLDVAEALFQLMEADSLTEDRFILNAGTIPYRELLEQMAAALNKRPPRIRIAPVLTQLLWPLESIRARLTGKAPLITRETARSASSWYAFDGQKITQTIDFQYRPLSETLTRAARAFTGL, from the coding sequence ATGGATTCACCGATACCCCCTAAAACCGTATTCATAACCGGTGCTACCGGCTTTATAGGGTCACATATAACCCGGCGCTACCTGGCAGCCGGCTACCGGGTCGAAGCACTCACCCGCTCGGTGGGGCACACGGGCTTACTCGCCGATGTGGCCGATCAGATTCGCTGGCACGAGGGCGATGTCCTCGATATTCCTTCGCTCGAAGCCGCCCTGCATGCCAAACGCGACACCCCCACCCTCGACGTGATTCACGCGGCCGCCCTGGTTTCGTTTATTCCGAAAGACCGGGCGCGTATGGATCAGGTCAATGTGGAGGGCACCGCCAACGTGGTCAATGTATGCCTGAAAGCGGATGTTCGGAAGCTGGGCTACCTGAGTTCGGTAGCCGCCCTGGGCCGCCCGGCGAGCAAAACCCGCACCACCGAGCCGATCGGGATTGATGAGAGCCAGAAATGGGAAGAGTCGCCTAATAACTCGGCCTACGCCAAGAGCAAGTACCGGGCCGAGCTGGAAGTATGGCGGGGCGTAGCCGAGGGGCTCCCCACCGTGATGGTGAACCCGAGTATTGTGCTGGGCGAGGGCGACTGGAACCGGAGCAGCGTACAGCTTTTCAAATACGTCAACGACGAAAAACCGTTTTATCCGGCCGGATTGGTCAACTATGTCGACGTACTCGACGTAGCTGAAGCCCTTTTCCAGCTCATGGAGGCCGATTCGCTCACCGAAGACCGGTTTATTCTGAACGCGGGCACGATTCCCTACCGCGAATTGTTAGAACAGATGGCGGCAGCCCTCAACAAACGCCCACCCCGGATTCGCATAGCGCCTGTACTGACGCAGTTGCTCTGGCCGCTGGAAAGTATCCGCGCCCGACTGACGGGCAAAGCCCCGCTCATCACCCGCGAAACAGCACGGTCGGCCAGTTCGTGGTATGCGTTTGATGGACAGAAAATCACCCAGACAATTGATTTTCAATACCGCCCTCTTTCAGAAACCCTGACACGCGCGGCCCGAGCTTTCACCGGGCTGTAA